Proteins encoded together in one Anoxybacillus flavithermus window:
- the tsaE gene encoding tRNA (adenosine(37)-N6)-threonylcarbamoyltransferase complex ATPase subunit type 1 TsaE, producing MKTYEYVSHHPEDTLALAMKLAQYVQPQDVITLEGDLGAGKTTFTKGLAKGLGIDRNVSSPTFTIIKQYEGRIPLYHMDVYRLAESEEDLGFEEYFFGDGVTVVEWAHLIEPYLPTERLHIAIHHADGGSRIIRFSPIGQRYEQLCKEIFSDESVSH from the coding sequence ATGAAAACATATGAATATGTATCACATCATCCTGAAGATACGCTAGCATTAGCGATGAAACTTGCTCAGTATGTTCAGCCACAAGACGTTATTACGTTAGAAGGTGATTTAGGAGCAGGAAAAACAACGTTTACAAAAGGATTAGCTAAAGGATTAGGAATTGACCGCAATGTAAGTAGCCCAACTTTCACTATTATAAAGCAATATGAAGGGCGTATCCCTTTATATCATATGGATGTATATCGTTTAGCAGAAAGTGAAGAAGATTTAGGATTTGAGGAATATTTTTTTGGTGATGGTGTAACCGTTGTTGAGTGGGCTCATTTAATAGAACCATATTTACCAACGGAACGTTTACATATTGCGATTCACCATGCCGATGGAGGAAGCAGGATTATTCGCTTCTCTCCGATCGGTCAACGTTATGAACAGTTATGTAAGGAGATTTTTAGCGATGAAAGTGTTAGCCATTGA
- the tsaB gene encoding tRNA (adenosine(37)-N6)-threonylcarbamoyltransferase complex dimerization subunit type 1 TsaB: protein MKVLAIDTSTFVMGIAVVDGQVVKGEIITNLQKNHSIRVMPAIESLLQQCDMNPQDLDRIVVAKGPGSYTGVRIGVTIAKTLAWTLNIPLVGVSSLEVMAANAKYFGGLIVPLIDARRGQIYTGLYKVEGDHVQSIVADQVILATDWANELKAYDQSILLVGNDSVLHEATFVEVLGRSVQVASATLHNPRPSELAWLGMNREPEYVHTFVPNYIRLAEAEANWLARQQERTEC from the coding sequence ATGAAAGTGTTAGCCATTGATACATCAACGTTTGTTATGGGGATTGCTGTCGTTGACGGTCAAGTTGTTAAAGGAGAAATCATTACAAATTTGCAAAAAAATCATTCGATCCGAGTGATGCCTGCCATTGAATCACTTTTGCAACAATGTGATATGAACCCTCAAGATCTTGACCGTATTGTTGTCGCCAAAGGTCCTGGATCATATACAGGGGTTCGCATTGGGGTGACGATTGCCAAAACTTTGGCTTGGACACTAAACATTCCACTTGTTGGTGTATCGAGTTTAGAAGTGATGGCAGCAAATGCGAAGTATTTTGGCGGGCTTATTGTTCCATTAATAGACGCTCGACGCGGACAAATTTATACTGGTCTTTACAAAGTAGAAGGAGATCACGTGCAATCGATCGTAGCGGATCAAGTCATTTTAGCTACTGATTGGGCGAATGAATTAAAAGCATATGATCAATCCATTTTATTAGTTGGAAATGATAGTGTACTACACGAAGCTACGTTTGTTGAAGTACTAGGTCGTTCTGTTCAAGTAGCTTCAGCGACACTTCACAATCCGCGCCCAAGCGAACTTGCATGGTTAGGAATGAACCGTGAGCCAGAATATGTTCATACGTTTGTCCCAAACTATATTCGTTTAGCAGAGGCAGAAGCGAATTGGCTTGCTCGTCAGCAAGAAAGGACGGAATGTTAA
- the rimI gene encoding ribosomal protein S18-alanine N-acetyltransferase codes for MDVSFRFMTLQDLDRIIEIEQRSFTLPWSRSSFHQELTNNPYARYIVMEHDGQIIGYCGMWLVMDEAHITNIAVLPEFRGKKLGEALMKQAMALAREEGAKTMTLEVRVSNIVAQSLYRKLGFLNGGIRKRYYSDNQEDALVMWVKL; via the coding sequence GTGGACGTTTCCTTCCGTTTTATGACGCTTCAAGATCTTGATCGCATTATAGAAATTGAGCAGCGTTCATTTACACTGCCGTGGAGTCGTTCCTCTTTTCACCAAGAATTAACAAATAATCCGTATGCTCGTTACATTGTGATGGAGCATGATGGACAAATCATTGGTTATTGTGGCATGTGGCTGGTCATGGATGAGGCACATATTACAAACATTGCAGTATTACCGGAGTTTCGCGGGAAAAAATTAGGAGAAGCACTAATGAAACAGGCGATGGCGTTGGCGAGAGAAGAGGGGGCAAAAACAATGACGTTAGAGGTGCGAGTATCGAATATCGTTGCACAGTCGTTGTATCGGAAACTTGGTTTTTTAAATGGAGGTATTCGTAAAAGATACTATTCGGATAATCAAGAAGATGCTTTAGTAATGTGGGTGAAATTATGA
- the tsaD gene encoding tRNA (adenosine(37)-N6)-threonylcarbamoyltransferase complex transferase subunit TsaD — translation MSEKDIFVLGIETSCDETAAAIVKNGREIVANVVASQMESHQRFGGVVPEIASRHHVEQITLVLEETMKQANMDISQLDAIAVTEGPGLVGALLIGVNAAKALAFAHRIPLVGVHHIAGHIYANQLVQEMKFPLLALVVSGGHTELIYMKEHGIFEVIGETRDDAAGEAYDKVARALQLPYPGGPHIDRLAKQGKPIIDLPRAWLEEGSYDFSFSGLKSAVINTLHNAKQRGEMIRPEDMAASFQASVVEVLVRKTIEAAMHYSVKQILLAGGVAANEGLRTQLQKQMNQLPEVELVIPPLSLCTDNAAMIAAAGTVLFQQGKRATMALNANPSLLL, via the coding sequence ATGAGCGAAAAAGACATATTTGTGCTTGGAATTGAGACAAGCTGTGATGAAACAGCTGCAGCCATTGTGAAAAATGGACGTGAAATTGTAGCTAACGTTGTCGCTTCACAAATGGAAAGCCATCAACGATTTGGAGGAGTCGTTCCTGAAATTGCCTCCCGTCACCATGTTGAACAAATTACGCTCGTATTAGAAGAAACGATGAAACAGGCAAATATGGATATAAGTCAACTTGACGCGATTGCAGTAACAGAGGGACCGGGATTAGTTGGGGCGCTATTGATTGGTGTAAATGCGGCGAAAGCGTTGGCTTTTGCACATCGCATTCCGCTTGTTGGTGTGCACCATATCGCAGGACATATTTACGCAAATCAACTTGTACAAGAAATGAAATTTCCGCTTCTGGCGCTTGTTGTGTCTGGAGGTCATACAGAGCTCATTTACATGAAAGAGCATGGGATATTTGAGGTGATTGGAGAAACGCGTGATGATGCGGCTGGAGAAGCGTATGACAAAGTTGCCCGGGCCTTGCAACTCCCTTATCCAGGGGGACCTCATATCGATCGTTTAGCGAAACAAGGGAAACCAATTATTGATTTACCGCGCGCGTGGTTAGAAGAAGGTTCGTATGATTTTAGTTTTAGTGGATTAAAATCAGCGGTTATTAACACGTTGCACAATGCAAAGCAACGTGGAGAAATGATCCGACCTGAAGATATGGCGGCAAGTTTTCAAGCAAGTGTCGTTGAGGTATTAGTGAGAAAAACAATCGAAGCAGCCATGCATTACAGCGTAAAACAAATATTGCTGGCTGGCGGTGTGGCGGCAAATGAAGGGTTACGTACACAATTACAAAAACAAATGAATCAACTGCCAGAAGTCGAGTTAGTTATCCCGCCGTTGTCGCTTTGTACAGATAATGCAGCGATGATTGCAGCAGCGGGAACAGTATTATTTCAACAAGGAAAGCGTGCCACCATGGCATTAAATGCAAACCCAAGTTTACTGTTATAG
- a CDS encoding IS1380 family transposase: MKDFPIRFVLTDEAITPSAGLALVGYLLHQTKLDKRVNALRLPTVRRDVHISHSDVIRSMIGLLATGKTDFDHIEAYRQDDIFSTSMGIRHVPSSPTLRQRLDQLACLPMTEAIIWEESMRLLVRQHATLSPCWAKGKTTWLPLDIDASPFDNSDTKKEGVSRTYKGFDGFTPLFAYAGKEGYIVHAELRPGKQHVQDNMPSFLTTAIRRARPLTSSRLLVRMDAGNDAEANVHVCLKEDVDFVIKRNLRRESKALWFQIASQKGRRVDDGQTEGVQTYELCLPQTAAIDGHTYTYVQVTQVTERTMERNGQLMLVPDYEVESYWVRLEGYEHVRMSDVLALYHDHATCEQFHSELKSDLDLERLPSGKMKTNALVLVMGAFVYNLLRLIGQDLLSDPRHPLHHKVKRRRIKTIIQTVITMAGRLVRRSRQIWMKLTRRSGYSILLLNVYQKWKEAR; this comes from the coding sequence ATGAAAGATTTCCCGATTCGGTTTGTATTGACAGATGAAGCGATTACTCCAAGTGCTGGGCTTGCTCTCGTGGGCTACTTACTGCACCAAACGAAGCTGGATAAACGAGTAAACGCCCTTCGGCTCCCAACGGTTCGTCGAGATGTGCACATTTCCCATAGCGATGTCATTCGCTCGATGATTGGCTTGCTTGCCACAGGAAAAACGGATTTTGATCATATCGAAGCGTATCGTCAGGACGATATCTTTTCGACATCAATGGGCATTCGGCACGTACCTTCCTCCCCAACGTTGCGACAGCGTCTCGATCAGCTCGCTTGTCTTCCGATGACCGAAGCAATCATTTGGGAGGAATCGATGCGTCTGTTGGTTCGACAACACGCTACCTTGTCCCCTTGTTGGGCGAAAGGGAAAACGACATGGCTTCCCCTTGATATAGATGCTTCCCCATTTGACAACTCCGATACGAAGAAAGAAGGAGTGAGTCGAACGTATAAAGGATTTGACGGTTTTACGCCGTTGTTTGCGTACGCAGGGAAGGAAGGGTATATCGTTCATGCCGAGCTGCGTCCAGGGAAACAACATGTACAAGACAACATGCCTTCGTTTTTAACTACCGCCATCCGTCGAGCTCGTCCGCTGACCTCGTCTCGTCTGCTTGTCCGCATGGATGCAGGAAACGATGCGGAAGCGAATGTGCACGTATGTCTAAAGGAAGACGTGGACTTTGTCATCAAGCGAAACTTACGCCGAGAATCGAAAGCGCTTTGGTTCCAGATCGCTTCGCAAAAGGGCAGACGCGTCGATGATGGACAAACAGAAGGAGTACAAACGTATGAGTTATGCCTTCCACAGACAGCAGCAATCGATGGACACACGTATACGTACGTTCAAGTCACCCAAGTGACGGAACGAACGATGGAACGAAATGGACAGCTGATGCTCGTTCCTGATTACGAAGTCGAAAGCTACTGGGTGCGCCTCGAAGGATACGAGCATGTTCGAATGAGTGATGTGCTCGCATTGTATCACGATCATGCGACATGCGAACAGTTTCATAGCGAACTGAAAAGCGACTTAGATTTAGAGCGACTTCCATCAGGGAAGATGAAAACGAATGCGCTCGTGTTAGTCATGGGAGCATTCGTGTACAACCTTCTTCGCCTGATTGGACAAGATCTATTAAGCGATCCGAGACATCCATTACATCATAAAGTGAAACGCCGCCGCATCAAGACGATCATTCAGACGGTGATCACGATGGCAGGTCGACTCGTCCGCCGATCACGACAGATCTGGATGAAACTGACGCGAAGGAGTGGGTACAGTATACTCCTACTGAATGTGTATCAAAAATGGAAAGAGGCAAGATAA
- a CDS encoding ABC-F family ATP-binding cassette domain-containing protein, with translation MIILQVNQLSKSYGAEQVLSDIKLEIQEKDRIALVGRNGAGKSTLLKIIAGQLSYDTGEIIKPKHVTIGYLDQYTGLQAHRSIWEEMLDVFAPLQQMEKQLRELEQQMSLHDADYERLLEQYDRLQTEFKEKGGYQYEADIRSVLHGLRFSQYDYTTKVSTLSGGQRTRLALGKLLLTRPDLLILDEPTNHLDMETLQWLEQYLKNYDGAILIVSHDRYFLDQIVTQVYELSRTKIKKYVGNYTSYLQQRAEQFEQQLKLYEKQQEEITKLKDFIQRNIARASTTKRAQSRRKQLEKMNIIDKPLGDEKSASFRFEIERPSGNDVLTANDLAIGYDHIIAKNLSFRITRGDSIALIGPNGIGKSTLLKTIIKQLHPKQGEIRYGTNVQIGYYDQEQAQLTSNKRVIDELWDEDRLRTEKEIRTILGNFLFSGDDVLKPVQTLSGGEKARLALAKLMMKKANVLVLDEPTNHLDLDSKEVLEQALIEYPGTIIFVSHDRYFINKIATKIYELSTDGLVEYLGDYDYYVAKKAELLELGQISQKTKTGESLSPKRSYEEEKERKKLERQRQRKIEQLETEMERIEQQIATYEQQLYDPSCYNDYEKARDTQGKIDELKQKFDELFEQWELLQK, from the coding sequence ATGATCATTTTACAAGTAAATCAACTATCCAAATCATATGGAGCAGAACAAGTTTTATCAGACATTAAGCTTGAAATACAAGAAAAAGACCGTATTGCGTTAGTTGGAAGAAATGGCGCGGGAAAATCGACATTATTAAAAATCATTGCCGGACAGTTGTCATACGACACAGGCGAAATCATTAAACCGAAACACGTAACGATCGGTTATTTAGATCAATATACAGGGTTGCAAGCGCATCGTTCCATTTGGGAAGAAATGCTCGATGTGTTTGCCCCGCTACAACAAATGGAAAAACAATTACGCGAACTAGAACAACAAATGAGTTTACATGATGCTGACTATGAGCGCCTACTTGAGCAATATGATCGTTTACAAACAGAATTCAAAGAAAAAGGCGGCTATCAATATGAAGCAGATATTCGTTCGGTTCTCCATGGTCTCCGCTTCTCACAGTACGATTATACGACAAAAGTATCTACATTGAGCGGTGGACAGCGGACGAGGCTAGCGCTTGGTAAACTGCTCCTTACAAGGCCCGATTTGCTCATTTTAGATGAACCGACAAACCATTTAGATATGGAAACGTTGCAATGGCTTGAACAATATTTAAAAAATTACGATGGAGCCATTCTTATCGTCTCCCACGATCGCTATTTTCTTGACCAAATCGTGACACAAGTGTATGAACTATCACGCACAAAAATAAAAAAATATGTCGGAAACTATACAAGCTACTTACAACAACGTGCTGAACAATTTGAACAACAACTAAAATTGTATGAAAAACAACAAGAGGAAATTACAAAATTAAAAGATTTTATTCAACGCAACATCGCTCGTGCATCAACAACGAAGCGAGCACAAAGCCGTAGAAAACAATTAGAAAAAATGAATATCATCGACAAGCCACTCGGTGATGAAAAATCGGCATCGTTTCGTTTCGAAATCGAACGCCCAAGCGGAAATGATGTGCTAACAGCTAACGATTTAGCGATCGGTTACGATCACATCATTGCAAAAAATCTTTCGTTTCGCATCACTCGCGGTGATAGTATCGCATTAATTGGACCAAATGGAATTGGAAAATCAACTCTTTTAAAAACGATCATCAAACAACTCCATCCGAAACAAGGAGAAATACGCTACGGAACAAACGTACAAATTGGCTATTATGATCAAGAACAAGCACAATTAACATCAAACAAACGAGTGATCGACGAACTGTGGGACGAAGATCGATTAAGAACAGAGAAAGAAATTCGGACCATTCTCGGCAACTTTTTATTTTCTGGTGACGACGTATTGAAGCCTGTTCAGACGTTAAGCGGTGGAGAAAAAGCGCGACTCGCTCTCGCTAAACTCATGATGAAGAAAGCAAACGTATTAGTTTTAGATGAACCGACAAACCATTTGGATTTAGATAGCAAAGAAGTGCTAGAACAAGCGCTCATAGAATACCCAGGAACAATTATATTCGTTTCACACGATCGTTATTTTATTAACAAAATTGCAACAAAAATATATGAGTTATCCACAGACGGTCTTGTTGAGTATTTAGGGGACTATGATTATTACGTAGCAAAAAAAGCAGAGCTGCTTGAGCTTGGACAAATTAGCCAAAAAACTAAAACGGGCGAATCGTTGTCACCAAAACGTTCGTACGAAGAAGAAAAAGAACGAAAAAAATTAGAACGACAACGACAACGAAAAATCGAACAGCTAGAAACGGAAATGGAGCGAATCGAACAACAAATTGCTACGTATGAACAACAATTATATGATCCTTCCTGTTACAACGACTATGAAAAAGCTCGGGATACTCAAGGAAAAATTGATGAGCTGAAACAAAAATTCGACGAGTTATTCGAACAATGGGAACTTTTACAAAAATAA
- a CDS encoding redox-sensing transcriptional repressor Rex, with product MNNEQPKIPQATAKRLPLYYRFLKNLHASGKQRVSSAELSEAVKVDSATIRRDFSYFGALGKKGYGYNVNYLLSFFRKTLDQDETTEVALFGVGNLGTAFLNYNFSKNNNTKIVMAFDVDPDKVGTEVGGVPVYHLDELEEKLGGIAVAILTVPAQVAQPITDRLVQQGIKGILNFTPARLHVPEHIRVHHIDLAVELQSLVYFLKHYGNE from the coding sequence GTGAATAATGAACAGCCAAAAATTCCGCAGGCGACCGCAAAGCGACTACCGTTGTACTATCGTTTTTTGAAAAACTTGCATGCATCAGGCAAGCAACGTGTATCTTCAGCGGAGTTAAGCGAAGCTGTAAAAGTCGATTCAGCAACGATTCGCCGAGATTTTTCATACTTTGGTGCGCTTGGAAAAAAAGGATACGGATATAATGTCAATTATTTGCTGTCATTTTTTCGTAAAACGTTAGACCAAGATGAGACGACAGAAGTGGCGTTATTTGGGGTTGGAAATTTAGGGACTGCATTTTTAAACTACAATTTCAGCAAAAACAATAATACGAAAATTGTGATGGCGTTCGATGTAGATCCAGATAAAGTCGGAACAGAAGTCGGAGGGGTTCCGGTTTATCATTTAGATGAATTGGAGGAGAAACTCGGGGGAATTGCCGTAGCGATTTTAACTGTTCCTGCCCAAGTTGCTCAACCGATTACTGACCGACTTGTTCAACAGGGGATTAAAGGGATTTTAAACTTTACACCTGCTCGCCTGCATGTGCCAGAACACATTCGTGTTCATCATATTGATTTAGCGGTCGAATTGCAGTCACTCGTTTATTTTTTAAAGCATTACGGAAATGAATAA
- a CDS encoding YdiK family protein encodes MKYEPLFYFLMGILFTYFAVDSADDGIWDVTTMLFILIATFDFGTAIRSLLKKTSRS; translated from the coding sequence ATGAAATATGAACCACTATTTTACTTTCTAATGGGCATTTTATTTACTTATTTTGCTGTGGATAGTGCTGATGACGGCATTTGGGACGTAACAACAATGCTGTTCATCCTAATTGCAACATTTGATTTTGGCACAGCTATTCGCTCTTTATTGAAAAAAACCTCCCGCTCATAA
- a CDS encoding CPBP family intramembrane glutamic endopeptidase, whose translation MKKQYWYVIITYVAMQLSSLVGVPLLAHSGFINASNKDIAISIASGYWAVISFPIALFLVLYFMKEDMKYSYDRHQASIGMSFFWAIGGFLLALFAQGIAANIEMHLFGVEMGSENTRRIVEMVKLTPALILVTSVVGPILEEIIFRKIIFGTLYQKYNFFLSALVSSLLFAVVHLEFEHLLLYATMGFVFAFLYVKTKRILVPIAAHVLMNTFVVAIQILFAEEIEKIMREAEQMQFVIWRLFS comes from the coding sequence GTGAAAAAGCAATATTGGTATGTCATCATTACATACGTCGCTATGCAACTATCGAGTTTAGTCGGCGTTCCTTTACTTGCGCATAGCGGATTTATTAACGCATCAAATAAAGATATAGCCATATCGATCGCTTCTGGTTACTGGGCTGTTATTAGTTTCCCGATTGCTCTTTTTCTCGTTCTTTATTTTATGAAAGAAGATATGAAATACTCATATGATCGCCATCAAGCATCGATTGGCATGTCATTCTTTTGGGCGATTGGGGGGTTTTTGCTCGCTCTTTTCGCCCAAGGCATTGCAGCTAATATTGAGATGCACCTATTTGGTGTCGAAATGGGGTCCGAAAACACGAGACGCATCGTTGAAATGGTCAAATTGACACCAGCTCTTATACTCGTTACATCAGTCGTCGGACCAATTTTAGAGGAAATCATCTTTCGGAAAATTATTTTCGGGACGTTGTATCAAAAATACAATTTTTTCTTATCAGCGCTCGTCAGTTCACTTTTATTTGCTGTTGTTCATTTAGAGTTTGAACATTTGCTCTTGTATGCGACAATGGGGTTTGTGTTCGCCTTCTTATATGTGAAAACAAAACGCATTCTCGTACCTATTGCAGCACACGTGTTGATGAACACGTTTGTCGTTGCCATACAAATATTATTCGCTGAAGAAATCGAGAAGATTATGCGCGAAGCAGAACAAATGCAATTCGTCATTTGGAGGCTGTTTTCATGA
- the groES gene encoding co-chaperone GroES translates to MLKPLGDRIVIELIQTEEKTASGIVLPDTAKEKPQEGKVVAVGSGRVLDNGERVAPEVSVGDRIIFSKYAGTEVKYDGKEYLILRESDILAVIG, encoded by the coding sequence GTGTTGAAGCCACTAGGTGATCGTATTGTCATTGAATTAATTCAAACTGAAGAAAAAACAGCGAGCGGAATTGTCTTACCAGACACAGCAAAAGAAAAACCACAAGAAGGAAAAGTTGTGGCAGTTGGTTCAGGTCGCGTTCTTGATAATGGTGAGCGCGTAGCTCCAGAGGTAAGCGTTGGTGACCGCATCATCTTCTCAAAATATGCGGGTACAGAAGTAAAATATGATGGAAAAGAATACTTAATTTTGCGTGAAAGTGACATTTTAGCTGTGATTGGTTAA
- the groL gene encoding chaperonin GroEL (60 kDa chaperone family; promotes refolding of misfolded polypeptides especially under stressful conditions; forms two stacked rings of heptamers to form a barrel-shaped 14mer; ends can be capped by GroES; misfolded proteins enter the barrel where they are refolded when GroES binds) translates to MAKEIKFSEEARRAMLRGVDKLADAVKVTLGPKGRNVVLEKKFGSPLITNDGVTIAKEIELEDPFENMGAKLVAEVASKTNDVAGDGTTTATVLAQAMIREGLKNVTAGANPMGIRKGIEKAVAVAVEELKAISKPIEGKDSIAQVAAISAADEEVGQLIAEAMERVGKDGVITLEESKGFTTELDVVEGMQFDRGYVSPYMITDSDKMEAVLDNPYILITDKKVSSIQELLPVLEQVVQQGKPLLIIAEDVEGEALATLVVNKLRGTFTAVAVKAPGFGDRRKAMLQDIAILTGGEVITEELGRELKSTTIASLGRAAKVVVTKEHTTIVGGAGRAEDIQARINQIRAQLEETTSEFDREKLQERLAKLAGGVAVIKVGAATETELKERKLRIEDALNATRAAVEEGIVAGGGTALMNVYNKVAAIEAEGDEATGVKIVLRAIEEPVRQIAHNAGLEGSVIVERLKTEKPGIGFNAATGEWVDMIEAGIVDPTKVTRSALQNAASVAAMFLTTEAVVADKPEENKNTPGMPDMGGMM, encoded by the coding sequence ATGGCAAAAGAAATTAAATTCAGCGAAGAAGCTCGTCGTGCGATGTTACGCGGTGTAGATAAATTAGCTGATGCAGTAAAAGTAACATTAGGTCCAAAAGGTCGTAACGTTGTATTAGAGAAAAAGTTCGGTTCTCCATTAATTACAAATGACGGTGTAACGATTGCGAAAGAGATTGAATTAGAAGATCCGTTTGAAAATATGGGTGCGAAGCTTGTTGCGGAAGTAGCAAGCAAAACAAACGACGTTGCTGGTGACGGTACAACAACAGCAACTGTATTAGCACAAGCGATGATTCGCGAAGGATTGAAAAACGTAACAGCTGGTGCGAACCCAATGGGCATTCGCAAAGGTATTGAAAAAGCTGTTGCGGTCGCTGTGGAAGAATTAAAAGCGATCTCTAAACCAATCGAAGGCAAAGACTCCATTGCTCAAGTTGCAGCTATTTCTGCGGCTGACGAAGAAGTTGGTCAATTAATCGCAGAAGCAATGGAACGCGTTGGTAAAGACGGTGTCATTACATTAGAGGAGTCTAAAGGTTTCACAACAGAATTAGATGTTGTGGAAGGTATGCAATTTGACCGCGGTTATGTATCTCCATACATGATTACAGACTCTGATAAAATGGAAGCTGTATTAGATAATCCATACATCTTAATTACAGATAAAAAAGTTTCAAGCATTCAAGAACTTCTTCCTGTATTGGAGCAAGTTGTTCAACAAGGCAAACCATTGTTAATCATCGCTGAAGATGTAGAAGGTGAAGCGCTTGCTACATTAGTTGTGAACAAACTTCGCGGTACGTTCACAGCTGTTGCAGTTAAAGCGCCTGGCTTCGGTGACCGTCGCAAAGCGATGCTTCAAGATATCGCGATTTTAACAGGCGGTGAAGTCATTACAGAAGAGTTAGGTCGCGAATTGAAATCAACAACAATTGCTTCACTTGGTCGTGCAGCGAAAGTCGTTGTGACAAAAGAACATACAACAATCGTTGGTGGCGCTGGCCGTGCGGAAGACATTCAAGCACGCATCAACCAAATTCGTGCTCAATTAGAAGAAACTACTTCTGAATTTGACCGTGAAAAATTACAAGAGCGCTTAGCGAAATTAGCTGGTGGCGTTGCGGTAATCAAAGTTGGTGCGGCAACAGAAACAGAATTGAAAGAGCGCAAATTACGCATTGAAGACGCATTAAACGCAACACGTGCGGCAGTTGAAGAAGGTATTGTTGCCGGCGGTGGTACGGCATTAATGAACGTATACAACAAAGTTGCAGCGATCGAAGCTGAAGGCGACGAAGCAACTGGTGTGAAAATCGTTCTTCGTGCGATCGAAGAGCCAGTTCGTCAAATCGCTCACAACGCTGGTTTAGAAGGTTCTGTTATCGTTGAACGTTTAAAAACAGAAAAACCTGGCATCGGCTTCAACGCAGCAACTGGCGAGTGGGTTGATATGATTGAAGCTGGTATCGTTGACCCAACAAAAGTAACTCGTTCTGCGCTTCAAAACGCAGCATCTGTTGCGGCTATGTTCTTAACAACTGAGGCAGTTGTTGCTGACAAGCCAGAAGAAAACAAAAACACACCTGGCATGCCTGACATGGGCGGCATGATGTAA